In Streptomyces sp. SN-593, a single genomic region encodes these proteins:
- a CDS encoding PaaI family thioesterase: protein MGGQADGQAREEQEEQEAGPEVRARVLESFGRQGLMAHLGARITRIAPGSVHILLPHRPELTQQNGYFHAGATSAAADSAGGYAALTLFPATSDVLTVEYKINLLAPALGDHLEAVGTVLRSGRTLTVCRLDVFAVRAADRKPVATGQQTLIRVEAPPR, encoded by the coding sequence ATGGGCGGGCAGGCGGACGGGCAGGCGCGGGAGGAACAGGAGGAGCAGGAAGCGGGCCCCGAGGTGCGGGCGCGGGTCCTGGAGAGTTTCGGACGCCAGGGGCTGATGGCCCACCTCGGCGCGCGCATCACGCGGATCGCACCCGGCTCGGTGCACATCCTGCTGCCGCACCGTCCCGAACTCACCCAGCAGAACGGCTACTTCCACGCAGGCGCCACCAGCGCGGCGGCCGACAGCGCGGGCGGCTACGCGGCGCTGACCCTCTTCCCCGCCACCTCCGACGTGCTGACGGTCGAGTACAAGATCAACCTCCTCGCGCCCGCCCTCGGCGACCACCTGGAGGCGGTCGGCACGGTGCTGCGGTCCGGACGCACCCTGACGGTGTGCCGCCTGGACGTCTTCGCCGTCCGCGCCGCCGACCGCAAGCCGGTGGCGACCGGCCAGCAGACCCTGATCCGTGTCGAGGCGCCCCCGCGGTGA
- a CDS encoding DeoR/GlpR family DNA-binding transcription regulator: protein MKSSTDGVPLIPDQRREALLKHLRREGVLSVQQITQLFGVSHMTVRRDITELEQQGLVYSVPGGVRIASGVRSEPGFTAKSLVEQPQKHAMALEAAALVGEGMTVYLDAGTTMNAMIPALVEHRALTVVTNDFNAVEQLCQARHIDTVHVGGRVEPDNRSSVGPLAAATVRQLAFDIAFVSASSWDLLRGVTTPSESKIEVKRAAMAGAAQSVLVTGSSKYGTFGMYKVAPLSAFDLVITDSGLAAPAADGIRAAGTDLRMVRAEQQPA, encoded by the coding sequence GTGAAGTCCTCGACGGACGGCGTGCCGCTGATCCCCGACCAGCGGCGGGAGGCCCTGCTCAAGCACCTGCGCCGGGAGGGGGTGCTGAGCGTCCAGCAGATCACCCAGCTCTTCGGGGTCTCGCACATGACGGTCCGCCGGGACATCACGGAGCTGGAGCAGCAGGGGCTGGTCTACTCCGTGCCCGGCGGCGTCAGGATCGCCAGCGGAGTGCGCTCCGAACCCGGCTTCACCGCGAAGTCGCTGGTCGAGCAGCCGCAGAAGCACGCGATGGCCCTGGAGGCCGCCGCGCTGGTCGGCGAGGGGATGACGGTCTACCTCGACGCCGGGACCACCATGAACGCGATGATCCCCGCGCTCGTGGAGCACCGCGCGCTGACCGTGGTCACCAACGACTTCAACGCGGTCGAGCAACTGTGCCAGGCACGGCACATCGACACCGTGCACGTCGGCGGCCGGGTCGAGCCGGACAACCGCTCCAGCGTCGGCCCGCTCGCCGCGGCGACCGTGCGGCAGCTCGCCTTCGACATCGCGTTCGTGAGCGCGAGTTCCTGGGACCTGCTGCGCGGGGTGACCACGCCGTCGGAGAGCAAGATCGAGGTCAAGCGCGCCGCGATGGCGGGCGCGGCCCAGTCGGTCCTGGTCACCGGCTCCTCGAAGTACGGCACCTTCGGCATGTACAAGGTGGCGCCGCTGAGCGCGTTCGACCTGGTCATCACCGACTCCGGGCTCGCCGCGCCGGCGGCGGACGGCATCCGCGCCGCCGGCACCGACCTGCGGATGGTCCGCGCCGAGCAGCAGCCCGCCTGA
- a CDS encoding acid phosphatase, protein MHKTSRRRGVAVIAASLLVLPLGAQAAHATAKAADAPSVGGYWATSYEAGAAQPAGFPGNGPATDLRGETTQVNATVQSVASDYPNATSTTEHVAGLADGDPSTKWYASGSGQPTADHPVYAIYTLKSAAPVTGYSITSGNDTPPRDPRAWTVLGSNSASAATDADDPSWKALDTESAQSFAARGQTNFYPVGSTGSYRYYQLRVTANCAQECAGSSADYTKFQIADWTLRSSAGTAPSALGASVEDAESVGAAAGKGALRYAGRVLHSGAASSSVVLRSGLDVPLGADSTLSYAIRPADAASAYAALDVVYTDADGRHAKRLSALRGVRDSGGHPLRAAAQGAALTPGTWNTVSVDLSPLAGKRVDEVLLDYADPSAAAGPVSGWVDSVTLGRPAVDTATSWDYLDTPDVDPAAGAADRTAWTQPGFDTGSAPWRTAAGPFGAKDDGTDLGAGFPVTTRLGLRKDGGSGDDLEAYFFRTSFTLDQATIDSITGLVGSIVYDDTATVYVNGKRVAGWNDGQITRNLQYETPAGTAGAGDPVASAFAVPAADLRAGANTLAVEVHQCNSTSSDVYFGLPSLTQTAASLPFGTDQLDTSYASDTLPAAPDGGDYFTWLLRSFTTAEGTSSIMGANAVLPKGTTYDQLTALDDRTVVDINNAYQDVTDPQVQKALVDGANSPYRTMADGLGKVLGPLYLKALTDGELPKTQALLSGRIEHTPTSSADWYQTAKNTYQYKRPFVRMGFTNDGGLIKQWDSAGGYAGLAGDGSFPSGHTSHGYAQGIVMATLLPQLAPQILARASEYANNRIVLAYHYPTDIMGGRIVGEDTADLRWSDPRFRPLLEQARAELQSVLAQKCREVGAGDTLAQCVAGEQPYLSTSDALSVYRQRMTYGFPQVGTTGLAPSVPEGAENLLTTAFPDLTAAQRRTVLAATEIDSGYVMDEESGGGSWQRLDLAAAMTAKVGVSRSGVVSVNGVAVDADGRPLHR, encoded by the coding sequence GTGCACAAGACGAGCAGACGACGCGGGGTCGCGGTGATCGCGGCCTCGCTCCTGGTGCTCCCGCTGGGCGCCCAGGCGGCCCACGCCACCGCGAAGGCCGCGGACGCACCGTCCGTGGGCGGCTACTGGGCCACCTCCTACGAGGCGGGCGCGGCCCAGCCCGCCGGCTTCCCGGGCAACGGCCCGGCCACCGACCTGCGCGGCGAGACCACGCAGGTCAACGCGACCGTCCAGAGCGTGGCGTCCGACTACCCGAACGCCACCAGCACCACCGAGCACGTCGCCGGCCTCGCCGACGGCGACCCCTCGACCAAGTGGTACGCCAGCGGCAGCGGCCAACCGACCGCGGACCACCCGGTCTACGCGATCTACACCCTGAAGTCGGCCGCGCCGGTGACCGGTTACTCGATCACCTCGGGCAACGACACCCCGCCGCGCGACCCGCGCGCGTGGACGGTGCTCGGCAGCAACAGCGCGTCGGCGGCCACCGACGCCGACGACCCGTCGTGGAAGGCGCTGGACACCGAGAGCGCGCAGAGCTTCGCCGCCCGCGGCCAGACGAACTTCTACCCGGTCGGCTCCACCGGCTCCTACCGCTACTACCAACTCCGGGTCACCGCCAACTGCGCCCAGGAGTGCGCCGGTTCGTCCGCCGACTACACCAAGTTCCAGATCGCCGACTGGACGCTGCGCAGTTCGGCGGGAACCGCGCCGAGCGCGCTCGGCGCCTCGGTGGAGGACGCGGAGTCGGTCGGCGCGGCCGCCGGCAAGGGCGCGCTGCGGTACGCGGGCCGGGTGCTGCACTCCGGCGCCGCCTCCTCCTCGGTGGTCCTCCGGTCCGGCCTCGACGTGCCGCTCGGCGCGGACTCCACCCTGAGCTACGCGATCCGGCCCGCGGACGCGGCCTCGGCGTACGCGGCGCTGGACGTGGTGTACACCGACGCGGACGGCCGGCACGCGAAACGGCTCAGCGCGCTGCGCGGGGTGCGCGACTCCGGCGGGCACCCGCTGCGCGCCGCCGCGCAGGGCGCGGCGCTGACCCCGGGGACCTGGAACACCGTGTCGGTCGACCTCTCCCCGCTCGCGGGCAAGCGGGTGGACGAGGTGCTGCTCGACTACGCCGACCCCTCGGCGGCCGCCGGCCCGGTCTCGGGCTGGGTGGACTCGGTCACGCTCGGCCGCCCGGCGGTGGACACCGCCACGAGCTGGGACTACCTGGACACGCCGGACGTCGACCCGGCCGCCGGCGCCGCCGACCGCACGGCGTGGACGCAGCCGGGCTTCGACACCGGCTCCGCTCCGTGGCGGACCGCGGCGGGGCCGTTCGGCGCCAAGGACGACGGCACCGACCTCGGCGCGGGCTTCCCGGTCACCACCCGGCTCGGCCTGCGCAAGGACGGCGGGTCGGGGGACGACCTGGAGGCGTACTTCTTCCGCACGTCGTTCACCCTGGACCAGGCGACGATCGACTCGATCACCGGGCTGGTCGGCAGCATCGTCTACGACGACACCGCGACGGTCTACGTCAACGGCAAGCGTGTGGCGGGCTGGAACGACGGCCAGATCACCCGCAACCTCCAGTACGAGACCCCGGCCGGCACCGCCGGGGCGGGTGATCCGGTGGCGTCGGCGTTCGCCGTCCCGGCGGCCGACCTGCGGGCGGGCGCCAACACCCTGGCGGTCGAGGTCCACCAGTGCAACAGCACCAGCTCGGACGTCTACTTCGGGCTGCCGTCGCTGACCCAGACCGCCGCGTCGCTGCCGTTCGGCACCGACCAGCTCGACACCTCCTACGCCTCGGACACGCTGCCGGCCGCACCGGACGGCGGCGACTACTTCACGTGGCTGCTGCGGTCGTTCACCACCGCGGAGGGCACGTCGAGCATCATGGGCGCCAACGCGGTGCTGCCGAAGGGCACGACCTACGACCAGCTCACCGCGCTGGACGACCGGACGGTCGTCGACATCAACAACGCCTACCAGGACGTCACCGACCCGCAGGTGCAGAAGGCGCTGGTGGACGGCGCGAACAGCCCGTACCGGACGATGGCCGACGGCCTCGGGAAGGTGCTCGGGCCGCTCTACCTGAAGGCCCTTACCGACGGTGAACTGCCCAAGACACAGGCGCTGTTGAGCGGCCGGATCGAGCACACGCCGACCTCGTCGGCGGACTGGTACCAGACCGCCAAGAACACCTACCAGTACAAGCGGCCGTTCGTGCGGATGGGCTTCACGAACGACGGCGGACTGATCAAGCAGTGGGACAGCGCGGGCGGGTACGCGGGGCTGGCCGGCGACGGCTCCTTCCCGAGCGGCCACACGAGCCACGGCTACGCGCAGGGCATCGTGATGGCCACGCTGCTGCCGCAGCTCGCGCCGCAGATCCTGGCGCGCGCCTCGGAGTACGCGAACAACCGGATCGTGCTGGCCTACCACTACCCGACCGACATCATGGGCGGCCGGATCGTCGGCGAGGACACCGCGGACCTGCGCTGGTCCGACCCGCGGTTCCGGCCGCTGCTGGAGCAGGCGCGGGCCGAGTTGCAGTCGGTGCTGGCCCAGAAGTGCCGGGAGGTCGGCGCGGGCGACACCCTCGCGCAGTGCGTCGCGGGCGAGCAGCCGTACCTGAGCACGAGCGACGCGCTGAGCGTCTACCGGCAGCGGATGACCTACGGGTTCCCGCAGGTCGGCACCACCGGTCTGGCGCCGTCGGTGCCCGAGGGCGCGGAGAACCTGCTGACGACGGCGTTCCCGGACCTGACCGCGGCGCAGCGGCGGACGGTGCTGGCGGCCACCGAGATCGACTCGGGCTACGTGATGGACGAGGAGAGCGGCGGCGGCAGTTGGCAGCGGCTGGACCTGGCGGCCGCGATGACCGCGAAGGTGGGCGTGAGCCGGTCCGGCGTCGTGAGCGTGAACGGCGTCGCCGTGGACGCCGACGGGCGGCCGCTGCACCGCTGA
- a CDS encoding alpha/beta fold hydrolase — protein sequence MILLHGLIGPFSDPGTVAQLRPAPVLCPDLLGYGADASADPAEIGIESQVDHLAALLGRAVPDGPVHLVGHSVGGVIAAGFAHRFPDRTATFVSVEGNFTLKDAFWSAQLAGKPPAEVERLLRADRADPERWLRDGGIEPTGERVRAAATALAFQPAGTVRAMARAVVAHTSGPGYERSLREVFARTPVHLVAGARSRAGWDVPRWALAAAAGYAELPGAGHMMTLEAPDALGALLAGLLDPAREPTRDQRREEPREEQPRGGPGHRRP from the coding sequence GTGATCCTCCTCCACGGCCTGATCGGCCCGTTCTCCGACCCCGGAACCGTCGCGCAGCTGCGGCCGGCCCCGGTCCTCTGCCCCGATCTGCTGGGCTACGGAGCGGACGCGTCCGCCGATCCCGCGGAGATCGGCATCGAGTCCCAGGTGGACCACCTGGCGGCGCTCCTCGGACGCGCGGTGCCCGACGGGCCGGTGCACCTCGTCGGCCACTCCGTCGGCGGCGTGATCGCCGCGGGGTTCGCCCACCGCTTCCCGGACCGCACCGCGACGTTCGTCAGCGTCGAGGGCAACTTCACGCTCAAGGACGCCTTCTGGTCGGCCCAACTGGCCGGGAAGCCGCCCGCCGAGGTGGAGCGGCTGCTGCGGGCCGACCGGGCGGACCCGGAACGCTGGCTGCGCGACGGGGGGATCGAACCGACCGGCGAGCGCGTCCGGGCCGCCGCGACGGCCCTGGCCTTCCAACCCGCCGGCACGGTACGGGCGATGGCCCGCGCGGTCGTCGCCCACACCTCCGGTCCCGGTTACGAGCGGTCGCTGCGGGAGGTGTTCGCGCGCACCCCGGTGCACCTGGTCGCCGGCGCGCGCTCACGCGCCGGCTGGGACGTTCCCCGATGGGCGCTCGCGGCCGCGGCGGGCTACGCCGAACTCCCGGGAGCCGGCCACATGATGACGCTCGAAGCGCCCGACGCCCTCGGCGCCCTCCTCGCCGGGCTCCTCGACCCGGCACGGGAACCGACACGGGATCAGCGGCGCGAGGAGCCGCGCGAGGAGCAGCCGCGCGGCGGCCCCGGCCACCGTCGTCCGTGA
- a CDS encoding gluconate:H+ symporter yields MSSDVQHIVLAAVAVAVLVVLITKAKLHPFLALSIAALGLGFANGIGPSATVDHFESGFGDALSDVGPIIGFGTILGGILLGSGGADRIATAFIGARPVKWVPFAMTGAALLIGMPHIFDVSFVMLVPLVYATARRTGSHLLYVGLPMAAGLYISHGLLPPHPSPTAAIGAYHANTGLTLLYGLIIGIPIAVINGPLLTRVASRWFGPAPDLDKGPAPEERIEPAREGRTASFTAAMATVLLPALLMLVGTLGKSQAADGSWVHTFFEFCDNPVLSLALAVVFAYFALGTRSGFDLGQIQKMAAKGLGPAGMIILILGAGGGLSEMLTATGVGKVISTHAVHWSVSPLVLAWGVSALLRICLGSATVATVTAAGIVAPLMGAYPGLSPELLVLATASGSVMLSHVNDSGFWLFKEYYQLSVGQTFRTWTLMLSLQSLLSLGGILLLSTVVG; encoded by the coding sequence ATGAGCTCCGACGTCCAGCACATAGTCCTCGCCGCGGTCGCCGTCGCGGTCCTGGTCGTGCTGATCACCAAGGCCAAGCTCCACCCGTTCCTGGCGCTGAGCATCGCGGCCCTCGGGCTCGGCTTCGCCAACGGCATCGGCCCCAGCGCGACCGTGGACCACTTCGAGAGCGGCTTCGGCGACGCGCTCAGCGACGTCGGCCCGATCATCGGGTTCGGCACCATCCTCGGCGGCATCCTGCTCGGCTCCGGCGGCGCCGACCGGATCGCGACGGCCTTCATCGGCGCGCGCCCGGTCAAGTGGGTGCCCTTCGCGATGACCGGCGCCGCGCTGCTCATCGGCATGCCGCACATCTTCGACGTCAGCTTCGTGATGCTGGTCCCGCTGGTGTACGCCACCGCCCGGCGCACCGGCAGCCACCTGCTCTACGTCGGGCTGCCGATGGCCGCCGGCCTGTACATCTCGCACGGCCTGCTGCCGCCGCACCCCTCACCGACCGCGGCGATCGGCGCGTACCACGCCAACACCGGGCTGACCCTGCTCTACGGCCTGATCATCGGCATCCCGATCGCGGTGATCAACGGACCGCTGCTGACCCGGGTGGCCAGCCGCTGGTTCGGCCCCGCGCCCGACCTCGACAAGGGGCCGGCACCCGAGGAGCGGATCGAGCCGGCCCGCGAGGGGCGCACCGCCTCCTTCACCGCGGCGATGGCCACGGTCCTGCTGCCCGCGCTGCTGATGCTCGTCGGCACCCTGGGCAAGAGCCAGGCCGCGGACGGCTCCTGGGTCCACACCTTCTTCGAGTTCTGCGACAACCCGGTGCTCTCGCTGGCCCTCGCGGTGGTGTTCGCGTACTTCGCGCTCGGCACCCGCTCCGGCTTCGACCTCGGGCAGATCCAGAAGATGGCGGCGAAGGGCCTGGGCCCCGCCGGCATGATCATCCTGATCCTGGGTGCGGGCGGCGGGCTGAGCGAGATGCTCACCGCCACCGGCGTCGGCAAGGTGATCTCCACCCACGCGGTGCACTGGTCGGTGTCCCCGCTCGTCCTGGCCTGGGGCGTCTCGGCCCTGCTCCGGATCTGCCTGGGCTCGGCCACCGTGGCCACCGTCACCGCCGCCGGCATCGTCGCACCGCTGATGGGCGCCTACCCCGGCCTGTCGCCGGAACTGCTGGTGCTGGCCACCGCGTCCGGCTCGGTGATGCTCTCGCACGTCAACGACTCCGGCTTCTGGCTGTTCAAGGAGTACTACCAGCTCAGCGTGGGTCAGACGTTCCGCACCTGGACGCTGATGCTGTCGTTGCAGTCCCTCCTGAGTCTGGGTGGCATCCTGCTGCTCAGTACGGTGGTCGGCTGA
- a CDS encoding aldolase, with protein MSAPNTDLVRAGAKLQRLGFSPGASGNISVRDGDRVLITPTGYGMGDLDPDRLSVLDLDGTLVSGPRPSKEFPLHTAFYRRDPDAGAVVHLHSRHAAAVSCRPGWAERSAIPPLTPYFVMRVGQTPLIPYAAPGDPGQAAALEALPFSFRAALLANHGPVVAGADLDTAVDAATELEEVCALLLLLAEGERRLLSAPEIEELTTRYGSFWDIDT; from the coding sequence GTGAGCGCGCCGAACACCGATCTCGTCCGGGCGGGCGCGAAGCTCCAGCGGCTCGGGTTCAGCCCCGGCGCCAGCGGCAACATCAGCGTCCGCGACGGCGACCGGGTGCTGATCACGCCCACCGGGTACGGCATGGGCGACCTCGACCCCGACCGGCTGAGCGTGCTGGACCTGGACGGCACCCTGGTGTCCGGCCCACGGCCGTCCAAGGAGTTCCCGCTGCACACCGCCTTCTACCGGCGCGACCCGGACGCCGGCGCCGTGGTGCACCTGCACTCCCGGCACGCCGCCGCGGTCAGTTGCCGGCCCGGGTGGGCCGAGCGCAGCGCGATACCCCCGCTGACGCCGTACTTCGTGATGCGCGTCGGCCAGACCCCGCTGATCCCGTACGCGGCCCCCGGCGATCCGGGGCAGGCGGCCGCGCTGGAGGCGCTGCCGTTCTCCTTCCGCGCGGCGCTCCTGGCCAACCACGGCCCGGTCGTGGCCGGCGCCGACCTGGACACGGCGGTCGACGCGGCGACCGAGCTGGAGGAGGTCTGCGCGCTGCTGCTCCTGCTCGCCGAGGGCGAGCGGCGCCTGCTGTCCGCCCCCGAGATCGAGGAACTGACCACCCGCTACGGCTCCTTCTGGGACATCGACACCTGA
- a CDS encoding homoserine dehydrogenase, whose translation MNMRDESADNGSGPVRYALSGAGGGFARTLLAQSLLIPWLRPVVLCDLDVEQVHAVCVDLGYAADDLVTCPDAESVARAAAAGRIAVTADATALQAADWDVLTEATGSPVHGLAMAEAALAAGRHVAMVSKEVDSVAGPYLAREAARRGLVYTPVEGDQPANLVGLTAWALDIGLDVVAIGKSSEYDLVLDPEAGTVTQLDTTVPAPALAGLLALGDDVRGTLEARAAAVAALPVGATADYCEMAVVASHTGFRPDTERLHYPVARPAELADVYALREHGGVLHRPGAVDVFTALRLPGEASFAGGVFAVVRTHDPVTWELLAGKGHVVSRDGRYAAIYLPYHLMGVEAPHTLRAAAAGRSRGGAHPGRSAVLAGRARQDLPAGTALRMGGHHHDVDGVQAVLLRDEDTPPGTAPLYLAAGARLARPVAAGALLRLDDLADHDAGLARAWKAGADPEPGSEPDPEPDPEPGAGSGAEQRPRAAAGTGTDRGSTGGAGSTGGAAAGDAGRGRA comes from the coding sequence ATGAACATGCGCGACGAGTCCGCGGACAACGGCAGCGGACCGGTCCGCTACGCGCTGTCGGGTGCGGGAGGCGGCTTCGCCCGTACCCTCCTCGCCCAGAGCCTCCTGATCCCGTGGCTCCGACCGGTCGTCCTGTGCGACCTGGACGTCGAGCAGGTCCACGCCGTGTGCGTGGACCTCGGCTACGCCGCCGACGACCTGGTGACCTGCCCGGACGCCGAGTCCGTCGCGCGGGCCGCGGCCGCCGGGCGGATCGCGGTCACCGCGGACGCCACCGCCCTCCAGGCCGCGGACTGGGACGTCCTCACCGAGGCGACGGGCAGCCCGGTGCACGGCCTGGCGATGGCCGAGGCGGCACTCGCGGCGGGCCGGCACGTGGCGATGGTCAGCAAGGAGGTCGACTCCGTCGCGGGACCGTACCTGGCGCGGGAGGCGGCCCGGCGCGGACTGGTCTACACCCCCGTGGAGGGCGACCAGCCCGCCAACCTCGTCGGTCTGACCGCCTGGGCGCTGGACATCGGCCTCGACGTGGTCGCGATCGGCAAGTCCAGCGAGTACGACCTGGTGCTCGACCCCGAGGCCGGTACCGTCACCCAGCTCGACACGACCGTGCCCGCCCCCGCGCTGGCCGGCCTGCTCGCCCTCGGCGACGACGTGCGCGGCACCCTGGAGGCGCGGGCCGCGGCCGTCGCCGCGCTGCCGGTCGGCGCGACCGCCGACTACTGCGAGATGGCCGTCGTCGCCTCGCACACCGGCTTCCGCCCCGACACCGAGCGGCTGCACTACCCGGTCGCCCGCCCCGCGGAACTCGCCGACGTGTACGCGCTGCGCGAGCACGGCGGGGTGCTGCACCGGCCCGGCGCGGTGGACGTCTTCACCGCCCTGCGGCTGCCCGGCGAGGCGTCCTTCGCCGGCGGCGTGTTCGCGGTGGTGCGCACCCACGACCCCGTGACCTGGGAACTGCTCGCGGGCAAGGGCCACGTGGTCAGCCGGGACGGCCGCTACGCGGCGATCTACCTGCCCTACCACCTCATGGGGGTGGAGGCCCCGCACACGCTGCGGGCCGCGGCCGCCGGCCGCAGCCGCGGCGGCGCGCACCCGGGCCGCAGCGCGGTGCTGGCCGGCCGCGCCCGCCAGGACCTGCCGGCCGGTACCGCACTGCGGATGGGCGGCCACCACCACGACGTGGACGGCGTCCAGGCCGTGCTGCTGCGCGACGAGGACACGCCGCCCGGCACCGCCCCCCTCTACCTGGCCGCCGGCGCCCGGCTGGCCCGGCCCGTCGCGGCCGGCGCCCTGCTCCGGCTGGACGACCTCGCCGACCACGACGCCGGGCTGGCCCGCGCCTGGAAGGCCGGCGCCGATCCCGAGCCGGGGTCCGAGCCCGATCCCGAGCCCGATCCTGAGCCGGGGGCCGGTTCCGGTGCGGAGCAGCGGCCCCGGGCCGCGGCAGGCACCGGGACCGACCGGGGCTCCACGGGCGGCGCGGGCTCCACGGGCGGCGCGGCCGCCGGCGACGCCGGGCGGGGGCGGGCATGA
- a CDS encoding four-carbon acid sugar kinase family protein, with protein MPSLGAIADDFTGATDLATMLVTRGFRTVVTVGVPGAGAGTRAAGAPAADVPGDASAGTSAGTSAGAPTEDAWADADAVVVALKSRTAPVAEAVGDSVAALRALRAAGCTRFYFKYCSTFDSTPRGNIGPVADALLDELGQDTTVVVPSFPATGRTVYRSRLFVHDDLLDESPMRDHPLTPMRDAHLGRLLAPQTRRQVGRVRHETVRAGAGAVREALLDPAAGALTVVDATTDEDLRVIAAATAHLPLVTGAAGLALGMTGPRGGLESARAASTGRGPAAVLSGSASATTRAQVKHARGVLPSRALDVSALRADLDGAVSGLVAFVQAAWRSHPGLPPMIYATDDQTTVPESGMSDSDGSGAAGPGAVAPDAGDGAATGGRTGDGSTAVTVAGVTAAGGAGRAAAEAPGGSPGAGGRSASELVETALARCAAALVAAGARHLLVAGGETSGAVVTAIGAHTLRVGAPIAPGVAWTHTEAVVDGVRHPVDLALKSGNFGATDMFTTAWGELA; from the coding sequence ATGCCATCTCTCGGGGCGATCGCCGACGACTTCACGGGGGCGACGGACCTCGCCACGATGCTGGTCACCCGCGGGTTCCGGACCGTGGTGACGGTCGGCGTCCCCGGCGCGGGGGCCGGTACCCGGGCGGCCGGCGCCCCGGCGGCGGACGTCCCGGGGGACGCCTCCGCGGGCACCTCCGCGGGCACCTCCGCGGGCGCCCCCACCGAGGACGCCTGGGCGGACGCCGACGCCGTGGTGGTCGCGCTGAAGTCCCGGACCGCGCCCGTGGCCGAGGCCGTGGGCGACTCGGTCGCGGCCCTGCGGGCGCTGCGCGCGGCCGGCTGCACGCGCTTCTACTTCAAGTACTGCTCGACCTTCGACTCCACTCCGCGCGGCAACATCGGTCCGGTCGCCGACGCCCTGCTCGACGAACTCGGCCAGGACACCACCGTGGTCGTCCCCTCCTTCCCGGCCACCGGCCGCACCGTCTACCGCTCCCGGCTCTTCGTCCACGACGACCTGCTCGACGAGAGCCCGATGCGCGACCACCCGCTGACCCCGATGCGCGACGCGCACCTCGGCCGGCTGCTGGCCCCGCAGACCCGCCGGCAGGTCGGCCGCGTCCGCCACGAGACGGTGCGCGCCGGAGCCGGTGCGGTGCGCGAGGCCTTGCTCGACCCGGCCGCCGGCGCCCTGACGGTGGTGGACGCCACCACCGACGAGGACCTGCGTGTCATCGCCGCCGCCACCGCGCACCTGCCGCTGGTCACCGGCGCCGCCGGGCTCGCGCTCGGCATGACCGGACCGCGCGGCGGCCTGGAGTCCGCACGTGCCGCCAGCACGGGCCGGGGCCCGGCCGCGGTGCTGTCCGGCAGCGCCTCGGCGACGACCCGCGCCCAGGTGAAGCACGCGCGCGGGGTGCTGCCCTCCCGCGCACTGGACGTCTCCGCCCTGCGCGCGGACCTGGACGGCGCCGTGTCCGGCCTGGTCGCCTTCGTCCAGGCCGCGTGGCGCTCGCACCCCGGGCTGCCGCCGATGATCTACGCCACCGACGACCAGACCACGGTACCCGAGTCCGGCATGTCGGATTCGGACGGTTCCGGTGCCGCCGGACCGGGCGCGGTCGCCCCCGATGCGGGCGACGGGGCGGCGACCGGGGGCCGGACGGGCGACGGCTCGACGGCGGTCACCGTGGCCGGTGTCACAGCGGCCGGCGGTGCGGGAAGAGCGGCCGCGGAGGCTCCCGGCGGCTCCCCCGGCGCCGGCGGCCGAAGCGCGTCGGAACTGGTGGAGACGGCGCTGGCCCGCTGCGCCGCCGCCCTCGTCGCGGCCGGCGCCCGGCACCTGCTGGTGGCCGGCGGGGAGACCTCGGGCGCCGTGGTGACCGCGATCGGCGCGCACACCCTGCGGGTCGGCGCCCCCATCGCCCCCGGGGTCGCCTGGACGCACACCGAGGCCGTGGTCGACGGTGTGCGGCACCCGGTGGACCTGGCGCTGAAGTCCGGGAACTTCGGGGCGACCGACATGTTCACCACGGCGTGGGGAGAGCTGGCGTGA